In Ignavibacteria bacterium, a single genomic region encodes these proteins:
- a CDS encoding ATP-binding cassette domain-containing protein, with product MADDSLILKAEKISKTFLNPEGAVLNLLQEVSLEVRKGELVTLLGASSSGKSTLLRILAGVENPDSGSVRFTQLRDKGVSLALIPTGASSLPWLNVRDNVRLGINEGTGNGEAAIKKAISLTGLDGYESHIPANKSTGFRFRISLARALASDPKVILIDDALRDLNQERKIAYYGLLRGILRREGPGILYVTNDVTEAMLLSDRILLLGSKPGRIVKEFSLAKTGLPEAADLRKEDNNRIKQEIEAFFYAEVR from the coding sequence TTGGCAGATGACAGCTTAATATTAAAAGCAGAGAAAATATCCAAAACTTTCCTCAATCCTGAGGGTGCAGTCTTAAACCTACTGCAGGAGGTAAGTCTGGAGGTAAGAAAAGGGGAATTGGTGACTTTACTCGGGGCATCCTCTTCGGGTAAAAGCACTCTTTTGAGGATCCTTGCGGGAGTTGAAAATCCTGATTCAGGTTCAGTAAGATTTACGCAGCTTAGGGATAAAGGTGTAAGTCTGGCGCTTATACCGACCGGGGCCTCCTCGCTTCCGTGGCTGAACGTCAGGGATAACGTAAGGCTAGGGATAAATGAAGGGACCGGCAACGGTGAGGCAGCAATTAAAAAAGCAATAAGTCTTACGGGGCTGGATGGATATGAAAGCCACATTCCGGCAAACAAAAGCACCGGCTTCAGGTTCAGGATTTCCTTAGCGCGAGCGCTTGCATCAGATCCGAAGGTAATTCTAATTGATGACGCCTTAAGGGATCTGAACCAGGAAAGAAAAATTGCCTATTACGGCCTCTTAAGGGGTATTTTAAGGCGCGAGGGGCCCGGCATACTCTACGTTACAAACGACGTTACTGAAGCTATGCTTTTGTCAGACAGGATACTTCTTCTTGGAAGCAAGCCCGGGCGCATTGTAAAAGAGTTCAGCCTTGCGAAAACCGGGCTTCCAGAGGCTGCCGATTTAAGAAAAGAGGATAATAACAGAATAAAGCAGGAGATTGAAGCGTTCTTTTATGCGGAAGTCCGTTAA
- a CDS encoding acyl-CoA carboxylase subunit beta: MNGKIERLKELKAQALLGGGTDKIQTQHEKGKLTARERIELLVDEGSFEEVDMFVKHRSKDFGIDKQQYPGDGVVTGFAKIEGRPVALFSQDFTVFGGSLSEAHAEKICKIMDLALKVGIPVIGLNDSGGARIQEGVVSLGGYAEIFLKNTLSSGVIPQISAILGPCAGGAVYSPAITDFIFMVKHTSHMFVTGPSVVKTVTHEEVSFEDLGGAETHAAKSGVAHFAMENEVEIFEGIRKLMSFLPLNYRDTSPELEFDFKSELLIPKLNEIVPDNPNRPYDMKEIINLLVDNQDFFEVHRNFAENLIVGFGRIGGMAVGIVANQPRVLAGVLDIQASIKGARFVRFCDAFNIPLLVLEDVPGFLPGTEQEWNGIIKHGAKLLFAFCEATVPKVTVITRKAYGGAYDVMNSKHVRGDFNYAWPSAEIAVMGPKGAVEIIFKKEISESENPAEKAAQKLEEYIEKFANPYVAAERGYVDDVIIPAETKIKLINAFQLLKTKVDANPRKKHSNIPL; encoded by the coding sequence ATGAACGGTAAAATTGAAAGACTGAAAGAGTTAAAGGCCCAGGCCCTTTTAGGGGGAGGGACTGACAAGATTCAGACACAGCACGAAAAAGGGAAGCTGACCGCAAGAGAGAGAATTGAGCTTCTGGTGGATGAAGGGTCGTTTGAGGAAGTTGACATGTTTGTAAAACACCGCTCAAAGGATTTCGGCATTGATAAGCAGCAGTACCCGGGTGACGGTGTTGTAACAGGATTTGCCAAAATCGAAGGGCGCCCGGTTGCGCTTTTCAGCCAGGATTTTACGGTTTTCGGCGGATCTCTTTCGGAGGCACATGCTGAAAAGATCTGCAAGATCATGGATCTGGCCTTAAAAGTTGGAATACCGGTCATTGGACTTAACGATTCAGGCGGGGCAAGGATTCAGGAAGGTGTTGTAAGCCTTGGGGGCTATGCTGAAATATTCTTAAAGAATACGCTTTCTTCGGGTGTAATACCCCAGATATCGGCCATTTTAGGCCCATGTGCAGGAGGTGCGGTTTATTCTCCTGCAATTACGGATTTTATTTTCATGGTCAAGCATACAAGCCACATGTTTGTAACAGGGCCAAGTGTTGTAAAGACTGTAACGCACGAGGAGGTAAGTTTTGAGGACCTTGGCGGAGCAGAGACGCATGCGGCAAAAAGCGGGGTTGCTCATTTTGCCATGGAAAATGAGGTGGAAATATTTGAAGGTATAAGAAAGCTGATGAGCTTTTTACCCTTAAATTACAGGGACACTTCGCCGGAGCTGGAGTTTGATTTTAAGTCTGAGCTTTTGATACCGAAGCTGAACGAAATTGTGCCTGATAATCCGAACAGGCCATATGACATGAAGGAAATAATTAACCTTCTTGTGGATAACCAGGATTTTTTTGAAGTTCACAGGAACTTTGCCGAGAATCTGATTGTAGGCTTTGGCAGAATTGGCGGGATGGCCGTAGGGATTGTAGCCAATCAGCCAAGGGTTCTTGCAGGAGTGCTTGATATACAGGCTTCAATAAAGGGCGCAAGGTTTGTAAGATTTTGTGATGCATTTAACATTCCGCTGCTGGTTTTAGAGGACGTGCCGGGTTTTCTACCCGGGACAGAGCAGGAATGGAACGGCATAATAAAGCACGGCGCAAAGCTTCTCTTTGCTTTCTGCGAGGCTACAGTGCCAAAAGTTACGGTTATAACGAGGAAAGCATACGGCGGGGCTTACGATGTAATGAACTCAAAGCACGTCAGGGGTGATTTTAACTATGCCTGGCCCTCGGCTGAGATTGCTGTAATGGGGCCCAAAGGGGCGGTTGAGATCATATTTAAGAAAGAGATTTCGGAGTCGGAAAACCCGGCTGAGAAAGCGGCTCAGAAGCTGGAAGAATACATAGAAAAATTTGCAAACCCCTACGTGGCAGCTGAGAGGGGATACGTAGATGATGTGATTATTCCGGCCGAGACAAAGATTAAGCTGATAAATGCTTTTCAGCTCTTAAAGACTAAAGTTGATGCAAATCCCAGGAAGAAGCATTCAAACATACCGTTGTGA